In Xanthomonas sp. SI, the following are encoded in one genomic region:
- a CDS encoding putative baseplate assembly protein has product MSISCCNDTRRTAVRQAPGRVGLDFVEVSADQCTLFVYFLGKLPPEFASDGPALPAHLRIDGGERIRDIAIVDVDPHISDDPERDDWLSVRVDRAGDHSRYTLQLRDVADADPRYASCTFSFKAGCPSDLDCAPRRDCTPPAEAEPALNYLAKDYASFRRLIQDRLALVAPDWNEAHVPDLGVTLTELLAYTGDYLSYYQDAVASEAYLATARQRISVRRHARLVDYALHEGCNARAWVVAETSAELSLDPAALGFVAGIDADAAVPSVIGPTALPALAGLDCETFAPLLDPGIDQVRWYPAHNRIAFYDWGDDGCQLPRGATHATLVDAWQDGQRALRLRPGDVLMLREVRGGAAGLDADADPTRCWPVRLTRVEPSEDALRPLPATDGATPQPTPLLEVSWDASDALPFALCLSRLGPAPDCARLRGLSVAHGNVLLVDHGDSALDEVLGTVAGIQTQAACLCEGQPGEIAALAQRCEWRLARVPLTHREPAPHAQPASAALRQDPRRALPQLSLHDAAGSAWTPVSDLLDSGPDDPHVVVELDNAGVARLRFGDGELGRAPAVGRRFTARYRIGNGPAGNIGAGAINRVRLRDQELEGISLRVYNPLPASGGRAPESLDDARLYAPSTFRKTLQRAITADDYARLAQDDPRVQRAACELVWTGSWYEADVALDPLGATGATPALLDDVRARLQRVRRIGHDLHVQAASYVAIDLALEVCALPGYERGAVKAALLARFGAGVGGDGRLGLFHPDRLSFGQGLLLSTIVAEAMAEAGVECVRVTRLQRLFLPPNHELENGRLVLAAHEIARLDGDPDRPEHGRLSIVLRGGR; this is encoded by the coding sequence TCTACTTCCTCGGCAAGCTGCCGCCGGAGTTCGCCAGCGATGGCCCGGCGTTGCCGGCGCATCTGCGCATCGACGGCGGCGAACGCATCCGCGACATCGCCATCGTCGATGTCGATCCGCATATCAGCGACGATCCGGAGCGCGACGACTGGCTCAGCGTGCGCGTGGACCGCGCCGGCGACCATTCCCGCTACACACTGCAGCTGCGCGACGTGGCCGACGCGGACCCGCGCTACGCCAGCTGCACGTTCTCGTTCAAGGCCGGCTGCCCGTCGGACCTGGACTGCGCGCCGCGCCGCGATTGCACGCCGCCGGCCGAGGCCGAGCCCGCGCTCAACTACCTGGCCAAGGACTACGCCAGTTTCCGGCGCCTGATCCAGGACCGCCTGGCGCTGGTGGCGCCGGACTGGAACGAAGCGCACGTGCCGGATCTGGGGGTCACCCTCACCGAACTGCTCGCCTACACCGGCGATTACCTGAGCTACTACCAGGATGCGGTGGCCAGCGAGGCCTACCTGGCCACCGCCCGCCAGCGCATCTCGGTGCGCCGCCATGCGCGCCTGGTCGATTACGCGCTGCACGAAGGCTGCAACGCGCGCGCCTGGGTGGTGGCGGAAACCAGTGCCGAACTGAGCCTGGACCCGGCCGCGCTCGGTTTCGTCGCCGGCATCGACGCCGATGCCGCAGTGCCGTCGGTGATCGGCCCGACCGCGCTGCCGGCGCTGGCCGGGCTGGACTGCGAAACGTTCGCGCCGCTGCTCGACCCGGGTATCGACCAGGTGCGGTGGTACCCGGCGCACAACCGCATCGCGTTCTACGACTGGGGCGACGACGGCTGCCAGCTGCCGCGCGGCGCGACCCACGCCACCCTGGTGGATGCCTGGCAGGACGGACAACGCGCGTTGCGGCTGCGCCCCGGCGACGTGCTGATGCTGCGCGAAGTACGCGGCGGCGCTGCCGGGCTCGATGCCGATGCCGATCCCACGCGCTGCTGGCCGGTGCGGCTGACCCGGGTCGAGCCCAGCGAAGATGCGCTGCGGCCGCTGCCCGCTACCGACGGCGCGACGCCGCAACCCACGCCGTTGCTCGAAGTGAGCTGGGACGCCAGCGACGCGCTGCCGTTTGCGCTGTGCCTGTCGCGCCTGGGCCCGGCGCCGGACTGTGCGCGCCTGCGCGGCCTGTCCGTCGCACACGGCAACGTGCTGCTGGTCGATCACGGCGACAGCGCGCTCGACGAAGTGCTGGGCACGGTCGCCGGTATCCAGACCCAGGCCGCCTGCCTGTGCGAAGGCCAGCCCGGCGAGATCGCCGCGCTGGCGCAGCGCTGCGAGTGGCGGCTGGCACGCGTACCGCTCACCCATCGCGAACCGGCGCCGCACGCGCAACCGGCCAGCGCCGCACTGCGCCAGGATCCGCGCCGCGCGCTGCCGCAGCTGTCGCTGCACGACGCTGCCGGCAGCGCCTGGACGCCGGTCTCGGACCTGCTGGACAGCGGTCCCGACGATCCGCATGTGGTGGTGGAGCTGGACAACGCCGGCGTCGCGCGGCTGCGCTTCGGCGATGGCGAACTGGGCCGGGCACCCGCGGTCGGGCGCCGCTTCACCGCCCGCTACCGCATCGGCAACGGCCCCGCCGGCAACATTGGCGCCGGCGCGATCAACCGCGTGCGCCTGCGCGATCAGGAGTTGGAAGGGATCTCGCTGCGCGTGTACAACCCGTTGCCAGCCAGCGGTGGCCGCGCGCCCGAATCGCTGGACGACGCGCGCCTGTATGCGCCATCGACATTCCGCAAGACCTTGCAGCGCGCGATCACCGCCGACGACTACGCCCGCCTGGCGCAGGACGATCCGCGCGTGCAGCGCGCCGCCTGCGAACTGGTGTGGACCGGCAGCTGGTACGAAGCCGACGTGGCGCTGGACCCGTTGGGCGCTACCGGCGCCACGCCGGCCTTGCTCGACGACGTGCGCGCGCGGTTGCAGCGGGTCCGCCGCATCGGCCACGACCTGCACGTGCAAGCGGCGAGCTACGTGGCGATCGACCTGGCGTTGGAGGTCTGCGCGCTGCCCGGCTACGAACGCGGCGCGGTCAAGGCGGCGCTGCTGGCGCGCTTCGGCGCCGGTGTCGGCGGCGACGGCCGCCTGGGCCTGTTCCATCCGGACCGGCTCAGCTTCGGCCAAGGCCTGCTGCTCAGCACGATCGTCGCCGAGGCGATGGCCGAAGCGGGCGTGGAGTGCGTGCGCGTGACCCGGCTGCAACGGCTGTTCCTGCCGCCCAACCATGAGCTCGAGAACGGCCGCCTGGTCCTGGCCGCGCATGAGATCGCGCGGCTCGACGGCGACCCGGACCGCCCCGAACACGGCCGCCTGTCGATCGTGCTGCGAGGCGGCCGATGA
- a CDS encoding putative baseplate assembly protein → MAGADNRPGLPALRYRTGTHGRFLAAMRARLPTLEIEVPAVAGQPPQQLRPLQALTTRDPADPALALLYAWASVADVLTFYQERIANEGYVRTATERRSLVELSRLIGYAPRPGVSASVHLSYRVDDNQADAVEIAAGNRAQSIPGADELPQSFETDEPLLARREWNDLQVRRERPQAIDAATLGLLDRLYVRGADAPVAAGDLLLFRFRDKTDDIAWVRVAQSVRGDFASDRCAIALQPLPAPLLAALPLLMELVAQLGPAAEHDSGTQIARDKARRLLNSLRLGSYVRPLQWPHLIASPNGIEDPEAAALLDRFAERIKQHDDSAASIDDKTATPDGFVGALLQPQQLQPRNALQLRRQLGNAFARGADLQPQLLLDFAPALRDGYYAAWRGSTPPAAASRLHSLHVLQPGEALFGASAPREPRSEKDHVLPMSQWPEWPYAADEESYNGFLARAETRLLHDDPVLAQTPSDKDKDKDKDKDKDNDKHEAPFQRRLLGVDNVFVGPRSAYGLSAEATGIEFAQDWREIEYGKEGRHDIAALRRTQLFLPKAALQPADAPIDEDVAGQEIELGPLHASLPSGRWVIFEGERADIDGVDGVRASELLMIAGLVHGYDRSLPGDRPHTTLRLATPCAYRYRRGTLRIHGNVVAASHGESRREVLGSGDGRAALQHFALHQAPLTWRPAPTAAGAGSTLKVLVNDVEWREADSLAGLGAQARVFVTRNDDDDRTTAIFGNGRDGARLPSGVENVRAEYRSGLGRGGNVQAGQIALMVTRPLGVKEVVNPLRASGGADRESLALIRENAPRSVVALDRLVSVGDYADFVRMFAGIAKADAVRLSDGARECVHVTIAGVDDMPIDPASDLYRNLLQALRMLGDPGLALQVSPRERIALMLQARVRLLDGHRWEPVAAALRAALLQRFGFEARALGQAALLCEVIATMQAVRGVAWVDVDHFGGVPERSEDPATGARTLVTQDFITDTVHRIVGLADHDTSVPGSAPGGPAERVAAARAAYLHGHLRPAQLAIFAPAVADTLILNQIP, encoded by the coding sequence GTGGCAGGCGCCGACAACCGCCCCGGCCTGCCGGCGCTGCGCTACCGCACCGGCACCCACGGCCGCTTTCTGGCGGCGATGCGCGCGCGCCTGCCGACGCTGGAGATCGAAGTCCCCGCCGTCGCTGGGCAGCCGCCGCAGCAGTTGCGCCCGTTGCAGGCGCTGACCACGCGCGACCCGGCCGATCCGGCGCTTGCGCTGCTCTATGCCTGGGCCAGCGTCGCCGACGTGCTGACCTTCTACCAGGAGCGCATCGCCAACGAAGGCTATGTGCGCACCGCGACCGAACGACGCTCGCTGGTGGAACTGTCGCGGCTGATCGGCTATGCGCCGCGGCCGGGCGTGTCCGCCAGCGTGCACCTGTCCTACCGGGTCGACGACAACCAGGCCGACGCGGTCGAGATCGCGGCCGGCAATCGCGCGCAGAGCATCCCCGGCGCCGACGAACTGCCGCAGAGTTTCGAAACCGACGAGCCGCTGCTGGCGCGGCGCGAATGGAACGACCTGCAGGTGCGCCGCGAACGCCCGCAGGCGATCGACGCCGCGACCCTGGGCTTGCTCGACCGGCTGTACGTGCGCGGCGCCGATGCGCCGGTCGCGGCCGGCGACCTGCTGCTGTTCCGCTTCCGCGACAAGACCGACGACATCGCCTGGGTGCGCGTGGCGCAGTCGGTGCGCGGCGACTTCGCCAGCGACCGCTGCGCCATCGCGCTGCAGCCGCTGCCGGCGCCGTTGCTGGCGGCACTGCCGCTGCTGATGGAGCTGGTGGCGCAGCTGGGTCCCGCCGCCGAGCACGACAGCGGCACCCAAATCGCCCGCGACAAGGCCCGCCGCCTGCTCAACAGCCTGCGCCTGGGCAGCTATGTGCGGCCGCTGCAGTGGCCGCACCTGATCGCCAGCCCGAACGGCATCGAAGACCCCGAAGCGGCGGCCCTGCTCGACCGCTTCGCCGAGCGGATCAAGCAGCACGACGACAGCGCGGCGTCCATCGACGACAAGACCGCCACGCCCGACGGATTCGTCGGCGCGCTGCTGCAGCCCCAGCAGTTGCAGCCGCGCAACGCCTTGCAGCTGCGCCGCCAGCTCGGCAACGCCTTCGCCCGCGGCGCGGACCTGCAACCGCAGTTGCTGCTCGACTTCGCCCCGGCGCTGCGCGACGGCTACTACGCCGCGTGGCGCGGCAGCACACCGCCGGCCGCAGCCAGCCGCCTGCACAGCCTGCACGTGCTGCAGCCCGGCGAGGCGCTGTTCGGCGCCAGCGCGCCGCGCGAGCCGCGATCGGAGAAGGACCACGTACTGCCGATGTCGCAATGGCCGGAATGGCCCTATGCGGCCGACGAAGAGAGCTATAACGGCTTCCTCGCACGTGCGGAAACGCGCCTGCTCCACGACGATCCGGTGCTGGCGCAGACTCCGAGCGACAAGGACAAGGACAAGGACAAGGACAAGGACAAAGACAACGACAAGCACGAAGCACCGTTCCAGCGCCGCCTGCTCGGCGTGGACAACGTGTTCGTCGGCCCGCGCAGCGCTTACGGGCTCAGCGCCGAGGCGACCGGCATCGAGTTCGCGCAGGATTGGCGCGAGATCGAATACGGCAAGGAAGGGCGGCACGACATCGCCGCGCTGCGCAGGACGCAGCTGTTCCTGCCCAAGGCCGCGCTGCAGCCGGCGGACGCGCCGATCGACGAGGACGTCGCCGGCCAGGAGATCGAACTGGGTCCGCTGCACGCCTCGCTGCCGTCCGGACGCTGGGTGATCTTCGAAGGCGAGCGCGCCGACATCGACGGGGTCGACGGCGTGCGCGCCAGCGAACTGCTGATGATCGCCGGGCTCGTCCACGGCTACGACCGCTCGCTGCCCGGCGACCGCCCGCACACCACCTTGCGCCTGGCCACGCCCTGCGCCTACCGCTATCGCCGCGGCACGCTGCGCATCCACGGCAACGTGGTCGCCGCCAGCCACGGCGAGAGCCGCCGCGAAGTGCTCGGCAGCGGCGACGGCCGGGCCGCGCTGCAACACTTCGCACTGCACCAGGCACCGCTGACCTGGCGCCCGGCGCCGACCGCCGCCGGTGCCGGCAGCACGCTGAAGGTGCTGGTCAACGACGTCGAATGGCGCGAAGCCGACAGCCTGGCCGGGCTCGGCGCGCAGGCGCGCGTCTTCGTCACCCGCAACGACGACGACGACCGCACCACGGCGATCTTCGGCAACGGCCGCGATGGCGCGCGCCTGCCCAGCGGCGTGGAGAACGTCCGCGCCGAATACCGCAGCGGCCTGGGCCGCGGCGGCAACGTCCAGGCCGGGCAGATCGCGCTGATGGTCACACGTCCGCTCGGGGTCAAGGAGGTGGTCAATCCGCTGCGCGCCTCCGGCGGCGCCGACCGCGAGAGCCTGGCGCTGATCCGCGAGAACGCGCCACGCTCGGTGGTCGCGCTCGATCGCCTGGTCTCGGTCGGCGACTACGCCGATTTCGTGCGCATGTTCGCAGGCATCGCCAAGGCCGACGCGGTACGCCTCAGCGACGGCGCGCGCGAATGCGTGCACGTCACCATCGCCGGCGTCGACGACATGCCGATCGATCCGGCATCGGATCTGTACCGGAATCTGCTGCAGGCGCTGCGCATGCTCGGCGATCCCGGGCTTGCCCTGCAGGTATCGCCGCGCGAACGCATCGCGCTGATGCTGCAGGCGCGTGTGCGCCTGCTCGACGGCCATCGCTGGGAGCCGGTCGCCGCAGCGTTGCGCGCGGCGCTGCTGCAGCGCTTCGGCTTCGAGGCGCGCGCGCTGGGCCAGGCGGCGCTGCTGTGCGAGGTCATCGCCACGATGCAGGCCGTGCGCGGCGTCGCCTGGGTCGATGTCGACCATTTCGGCGGTGTGCCCGAACGCAGCGAGGACCCGGCCACCGGCGCACGCACGCTGGTGACCCAGGACTTCATCACCGACACCGTGCACCGGATCGTCGGTTTGGCCGACCACGACACCAGTGTCCCCGGCAGCGCGCCGGGCGGTCCAGCCGAGCGCGTCGCAGCCGCTCGCGCCGCCTATCTGCACGGGCATTTGCGCCCGGCGCAACTGGCCATCTTCGCGCCCGCGGTGGCCGACACCCTGATCCTCAACCAGATCCCGTGA